In the Moraxella osloensis genome, TTGAAATCTATCAAACGTACAGGATTTGGTGCCAATTTATTTGATGAATGGCGTTATTTGGACGAGGGCTATCCTGGTCAAGACAACAGCAAACGCCCCATTAACCCTGACTTTATTTTAAATCAGCCCCGTTATCAAGGTGCTAACATTTTGCTTGCACGTAAAAACTTTGGCTGTGGTTCAAGCCGTGAGCATGCCCCTTGGGCACTCGAAGAATATGGTTTTCGAACGGTGATTGCGCCAAGTTTTGCCGATATTTTCTACAATAACTGCTTTAAAAATGGCATGTTGCCAGTGATTTTAAGTGAAGATGCGGTCAGTGAATTGTTTGCCGAATGTTTTGCCCAAGATGGCTATCAATTAACCGTGGATTTAGAAAAACAGCAAGTGATTTCACCCTCAGGTAAAAG is a window encoding:
- the leuD gene encoding 3-isopropylmalate dehydratase small subunit, whose product is MKKYTLEQGIVCPLDRSNVDTDQIIPKQFLKSIKRTGFGANLFDEWRYLDEGYPGQDNSKRPINPDFILNQPRYQGANILLARKNFGCGSSREHAPWALEEYGFRTVIAPSFADIFYNNCFKNGMLPVILSEDAVSELFAECFAQDGYQLTVDLEKQQVISPSGKSYAFDVDEFRKHCLLNGLDDIGLTLQQADSIKAYEENAKQSRPWVFGTGAA